A stretch of the Thalassotalea euphylliae genome encodes the following:
- a CDS encoding chondroitinase family polysaccharide lyase encodes MKLSAYPQLFIFAIVLLLISTSHTTQAEQTTQLLSFEQTIDLQQINATNSQLTITNQQAKFGQHSLKWQFSAGGELTLNQHIGFKTFNPNAKKQARHTFMTWLYNETPIKDKLTFQFAENQQVAASFDVNLDFQGWRAVAVPFETDMQGQPHEAMNQLIVKAPAALSHNITTTIYFDLMALSIPVDPRWPTPDFQVPHVNKAIMARANAHWGALLTYDEWQQQYEQLPHAAPTSVELSAIAQITARIDQDILNSFNSSLNKNGKVKERAKHKTRKALRSQQQNLVSGKYAENTLNRGEERYFTDNGQLKPIQMGRQLEVYQKAPVNKQQWQSLNKETVKFRQVARHLLQLARAYRLTKPAHMKAKVKKQFTSLVAHMYQQGYVRGSAVGIMHHQGYSMREWSKALFLGREMLNPELLKDSQQAIAWLTGLGRIFRPEQENNGFNVDVMNTFLPGMVMSIVMQTEQDLQVAYLRALSQWMSYSMLAIKGLSGGIQPDGSFYHHAQHYVAYGNGGLNGLTPVVYYLSHTPFALSDDAYQRLRHGVMMTRLFSNGLKAPISLAGRHPEKYEEITLAPFKYLTLMGDKKVASAYLRLANIDTNKLKDRAISITPEATPNGAWVMNYSGLAIQRRNDWLATARGFSRYLVGNESYADANHFGRYMNYGHVEILPSATQDGAYQEAGWNWNRWPGTTTVHLPLDLLAANIYQVDQYSGVEEMLLSTQSYAGANQLDQQNAMFAMKLEGHAKYNDDLTANKSVFFFDNRMVALGSNISNSNSQYPTETTLFQQSISENQPSFIGTKAITGNNTKKRTQLNADSFYLDTLNNAYFIPKDQTVLFARQHQQSLENERKQPTEGDFASLVLSHGKAPQNASYQYAVLIGSTPTEAQNFHQQLDSKTPPYQVLQQDKYAHIVHDKATDITGYALFSSNQQLADSLIAANDTPIMVMAQVKTSAASPAKQGEQASVLKLAVTDPDLNLYQGVDANQVGADGKQKEVSIYSTKWRHNQPQAKTIQLTLNGLWQGQGQHYQVLSHDNNQTVLAVTSIAGTPVQIQLTQI; translated from the coding sequence ATGAAACTGTCCGCATATCCACAATTGTTTATCTTCGCTATTGTCCTATTGCTGATATCAACAAGCCATACAACACAAGCCGAGCAGACAACTCAATTACTGTCGTTTGAGCAGACCATCGACTTGCAACAGATTAACGCCACCAATAGTCAGCTTACGATTACTAACCAGCAAGCAAAATTCGGCCAACACTCGCTAAAGTGGCAGTTTAGCGCAGGCGGTGAATTAACGTTAAATCAGCATATAGGCTTTAAGACGTTTAACCCAAACGCTAAAAAGCAAGCACGCCATACCTTTATGACATGGCTGTACAATGAAACACCAATCAAAGATAAGCTAACTTTTCAATTTGCTGAGAACCAGCAGGTGGCGGCCAGTTTTGATGTTAACCTTGACTTCCAAGGCTGGCGAGCGGTAGCAGTCCCCTTTGAGACAGATATGCAGGGGCAACCACATGAGGCGATGAACCAGCTCATTGTTAAGGCCCCAGCTGCTCTTTCTCACAACATCACGACTACCATTTACTTCGATTTAATGGCGCTAAGCATTCCTGTTGACCCTCGTTGGCCAACACCAGACTTTCAAGTTCCGCATGTTAATAAAGCGATCATGGCAAGGGCCAATGCACATTGGGGTGCACTGCTGACCTATGACGAATGGCAACAGCAGTACGAACAATTACCGCATGCAGCGCCTACCTCTGTAGAGCTAAGCGCTATCGCACAAATTACCGCCCGCATCGATCAAGATATTCTCAATAGCTTTAACAGTTCACTCAACAAGAACGGTAAAGTGAAAGAGCGCGCTAAACACAAAACCCGTAAGGCGTTGAGAAGCCAACAACAAAACTTAGTTTCAGGCAAGTACGCAGAAAATACTCTCAATCGAGGCGAAGAACGCTACTTCACCGACAATGGCCAATTAAAGCCAATACAAATGGGGCGTCAATTAGAGGTTTACCAAAAAGCGCCGGTAAATAAGCAACAGTGGCAGTCACTAAATAAAGAAACGGTAAAATTTAGACAAGTCGCTAGGCATCTCCTTCAACTCGCTAGAGCGTATCGACTAACTAAACCTGCACATATGAAAGCGAAAGTAAAAAAACAATTTACGAGTCTGGTTGCTCATATGTATCAGCAAGGTTATGTGCGCGGTAGTGCGGTCGGTATAATGCACCACCAGGGCTACTCAATGCGTGAATGGTCAAAGGCGCTGTTTCTTGGCCGTGAAATGCTTAACCCTGAACTTTTAAAAGACAGCCAGCAAGCCATTGCTTGGCTAACTGGCCTAGGCCGAATCTTCCGCCCTGAGCAAGAAAACAATGGCTTTAATGTCGATGTCATGAATACCTTTTTACCCGGTATGGTAATGTCAATCGTAATGCAAACTGAGCAAGATCTACAGGTTGCTTATTTACGCGCGCTGTCGCAATGGATGTCCTACTCTATGCTGGCAATAAAAGGGCTCAGCGGCGGCATTCAGCCAGATGGCTCTTTTTACCATCACGCCCAGCATTATGTCGCTTATGGCAATGGTGGCCTCAATGGCCTAACCCCAGTGGTGTACTATCTTAGCCATACACCATTTGCACTGTCAGATGATGCTTACCAGAGGTTGCGCCACGGTGTGATGATGACACGCCTTTTCTCTAATGGTTTAAAGGCGCCGATAAGTTTAGCTGGACGGCACCCTGAAAAATACGAAGAGATCACACTAGCCCCGTTTAAGTACCTTACTTTAATGGGGGATAAAAAAGTCGCTAGTGCTTACTTACGTTTAGCCAACATCGATACCAATAAACTCAAAGACAGAGCTATTTCAATAACCCCAGAAGCAACACCCAATGGCGCTTGGGTCATGAACTACTCTGGCTTAGCCATACAACGACGTAACGACTGGCTCGCCACCGCTCGTGGCTTTAGCCGCTACTTGGTAGGTAATGAAAGCTATGCCGACGCTAACCATTTTGGCCGCTATATGAATTATGGTCATGTCGAAATTCTGCCATCAGCAACTCAAGACGGCGCTTATCAAGAAGCGGGTTGGAACTGGAACCGCTGGCCCGGAACCACTACAGTGCATTTACCGTTAGATTTACTGGCCGCGAATATTTATCAAGTAGATCAATACTCGGGTGTTGAAGAGATGTTACTGTCAACGCAAAGTTATGCGGGGGCGAATCAGCTTGATCAGCAAAATGCCATGTTCGCCATGAAGTTAGAGGGGCATGCGAAATACAATGATGATTTAACCGCAAATAAATCCGTCTTCTTTTTCGATAATCGCATGGTGGCGCTAGGCTCCAATATCAGCAATTCAAATAGCCAATATCCAACGGAAACCACCCTGTTCCAGCAAAGTATTAGTGAAAACCAACCAAGCTTTATTGGCACAAAGGCGATCACTGGTAACAACACGAAAAAGCGCACACAACTCAATGCCGATAGCTTCTATCTAGATACTTTAAATAACGCTTACTTTATCCCTAAAGACCAAACTGTATTATTTGCCCGCCAGCATCAGCAGTCACTGGAAAATGAGCGCAAACAGCCAACCGAAGGGGACTTTGCCAGCCTAGTGTTAAGCCACGGTAAAGCGCCACAAAATGCCAGTTATCAGTACGCCGTATTAATTGGCAGTACGCCGACAGAAGCACAAAACTTTCATCAGCAGCTAGACAGTAAAACACCACCATATCAGGTATTACAGCAAGATAAGTATGCTCATATCGTTCACGATAAGGCGACGGATATTACTGGCTATGCGTTATTTAGCAGCAACCAGCAATTGGCTGATAGCTTAATTGCCGCCAACGACACCCCAATTATGGTTATGGCGCAAGTCAAGACCTCAGCTGCTTCGCCAGCTAAACAGGGCGAGCAGGCCTCGGTGCTAAAACTCGCGGTTACCGATCCCGACTTAAACTTGTACCAAGGGGTTGATGCCAATCAAGTAGGAGCTGATGGTAAACAAAAAGAAGTCAGTATTTATTCCACCAAGTGGCGACATAACCAGCCACAAGCCAAAACCATCCAGCTGACTCTAAATGGGCTATGGCAAGGCCAAGGGCAACATTACCAAGTGCTTAGCCATGACAATAATCAAACGGTACTGGCGGTTACCTCGATTGCGGGTACGCCAGTGCAAATTCAGCTAACCCAAATTTAG
- a CDS encoding glycoside hydrolase family 88/105 protein — protein MTLINKKKLSGLYLGAISAAVLAFSACSEQPSAVQASSQAASPVSDELSKAAVYQTMKYVSDWQMSKFNQQTNLFEGYEEGAFMSADQADSHPQGWVYAAFHVGMAKWAKLAAEQGDESYFKQLADIAKRNQYLFAPRIYNADDYAIGQLYLDLYDQYQDPSVLEPLKTIFDIILLSPSTTDLYFKKIKVDPKADQDNNELPFDEFEGRQFSIVPCKSRWCWADALFMGPPVWMHLAKVTGEQKYFDFANKEFWETANLLWDKEDHLFFRDTRFFDRREANGEKIIWARGVGWVVAGLARILENVPAEHPQRADYEDIFKKVMARLVTAQQGDGLWRPSVLAPKSQPYKETSGTALIAYAYASGINQGLLDKQTYLPTVQKAWSGLVNAVQPDGKLGWVQQIGHAPDTVSADDTQIYGVGGFLLTGVELYKLAN, from the coding sequence ATGACGCTGATAAATAAGAAAAAACTTTCCGGACTTTATTTGGGGGCAATTAGTGCTGCAGTGCTGGCATTTAGTGCTTGCAGTGAGCAGCCTAGTGCGGTGCAAGCGAGCAGCCAGGCGGCTAGCCCAGTATCTGATGAGCTAAGTAAAGCAGCCGTTTACCAAACTATGAAATATGTGTCTGACTGGCAGATGAGTAAGTTTAATCAGCAAACAAATCTGTTTGAAGGTTATGAGGAAGGCGCTTTTATGTCGGCAGATCAAGCTGATAGTCATCCGCAAGGCTGGGTGTATGCAGCGTTTCATGTTGGCATGGCGAAGTGGGCAAAATTAGCGGCAGAGCAGGGCGATGAAAGCTACTTCAAGCAATTGGCAGACATTGCCAAACGCAACCAATACCTATTTGCGCCTCGTATTTACAATGCTGATGACTATGCGATAGGTCAGCTGTATCTCGACTTATACGATCAATACCAAGACCCTAGTGTACTTGAACCACTAAAAACCATTTTCGACATTATTTTGTTATCGCCGTCGACCACAGATTTGTACTTCAAGAAAATTAAGGTTGACCCCAAGGCAGATCAAGATAACAACGAGCTGCCGTTTGATGAATTTGAAGGCCGACAGTTTAGTATCGTACCTTGTAAGAGTCGCTGGTGCTGGGCAGATGCGTTGTTTATGGGCCCACCTGTATGGATGCACCTAGCTAAGGTAACAGGCGAACAAAAGTACTTTGATTTTGCCAATAAAGAATTCTGGGAAACGGCAAATTTGCTATGGGACAAAGAAGACCACTTATTTTTCCGTGATACCCGTTTCTTTGACCGCCGAGAAGCCAATGGTGAAAAGATTATCTGGGCCCGCGGTGTTGGCTGGGTCGTTGCTGGCTTAGCGCGTATTTTAGAAAATGTTCCAGCAGAACATCCACAACGAGCTGACTATGAAGATATTTTCAAAAAAGTCATGGCACGCTTAGTCACCGCTCAGCAAGGCGATGGCTTATGGCGACCTTCGGTGTTGGCACCTAAGTCACAGCCATATAAAGAAACCAGTGGCACGGCATTAATTGCTTATGCGTATGCGTCAGGCATCAATCAGGGATTGCTGGATAAGCAAACTTACTTGCCAACAGTGCAAAAGGCGTGGTCAGGCTTAGTTAATGCAGTACAGCCGGATGGCAAATTAGGCTGGGTACAGCAGATTGGTCATGCACCAGATACTGTTTCTGCAGATGACACACAAATATATGGTGTTGGCGGTTTTCTGTTAACGGGTGTTGAACTTTATAAGTTGGCAAATTAG
- a CDS encoding TonB-dependent receptor, translating into MNYQRSLISKAIATHLLGAAVASVSLTAFAEDDKEIEVIEVTAQKRVQNIQDVPVSVSAISGDFIANSELSTFADIVSLAPGITLDQGAETRTTSISIRGVGSSQNNMGIEPSTTMMIDGEVLPRSSALNGDLMDTERVEVLRGPQGTLFGKNTSSGIVHYISKRPELGENYGKVKFATDEYSLKQTQLTTNFGVTDDVALRLNLLYSDTDGFMENLKPGQDDIGARDSQGARLQALYKPSDIFDLLVRAEYKESSSNCCGSTIIETDPTRQFNAHLNHPAIRDFVQNNTGWGEFATYMSDDQISDIENTGFSVEANYDFGDYLLTYTGHYRDWSLFNNTEFGGATLDNTEFYFGGENAFQSRQHELRISADNEKVSFVAGLFYQNVDQSREAKEAFCNQTARDTFWSLENWEPGNEANDGNPTDFDVDGNLLACRNGWQETGGIATGGGLYNQIAQYRTTVESTNKAVFGQFDFHLSEALTAFVGARYLDEDSELYYEGGRNATRALLKQLNGRTLNAADQEALGFTHEADSNDTEFIYRLGAQYRVNKDLMFYGSYGTGYKGVGWYNAISNAPADIANDELNPVKPEKSKSVELGMRSDWFDNDLRLNVTVFRTEYEDFQERVRVEDEDEEAEDGTVGRPLFVNAGKVISQGLEVEWKAILSENITLDGTYAFIDATYDEFDGFFQNCPAGLKGTDECMFVNDGALEVLILEGRELAQAPEHQFRIDVRYDFDFMGQESHVRLGYRWKDEIQYRFDHNPDTIHPSFGLLDLYVGTEGTIGEYDYNVNLFVKNLTDEEYYTRLVTRSNQVGGGLRGVIGKDSQRYWGASVTFHF; encoded by the coding sequence ATGAATTACCAAAGATCACTGATCAGCAAAGCTATTGCTACCCACCTATTAGGTGCGGCTGTCGCCAGCGTGTCGCTTACTGCGTTTGCTGAGGACGATAAAGAAATTGAAGTTATTGAAGTTACCGCGCAAAAACGCGTTCAAAACATTCAAGACGTTCCAGTATCGGTTTCTGCGATTAGTGGCGATTTCATTGCCAATTCAGAGCTTTCAACGTTTGCGGATATTGTTTCGCTGGCACCTGGTATTACGTTAGACCAAGGTGCTGAAACGCGTACTACATCGATTAGCATTCGCGGTGTTGGTTCAAGCCAAAACAATATGGGCATTGAACCAAGTACGACTATGATGATTGATGGCGAAGTACTGCCGCGCTCTTCTGCGCTAAATGGCGACTTAATGGATACTGAGCGAGTGGAGGTTCTGCGCGGCCCACAAGGTACGTTGTTTGGTAAGAATACGTCATCAGGTATTGTTCATTACATTTCAAAGCGCCCAGAGCTGGGTGAAAACTACGGAAAGGTAAAGTTTGCTACTGACGAGTATAGCCTAAAGCAAACACAGTTGACGACAAACTTTGGTGTGACTGACGATGTTGCGCTGCGCTTAAACCTGCTTTATAGCGACACTGATGGTTTTATGGAAAACCTCAAACCTGGTCAAGATGATATTGGTGCCCGTGATAGTCAAGGTGCACGATTGCAAGCCTTATATAAGCCAAGTGATATTTTCGACTTGCTTGTGCGTGCAGAATACAAAGAGAGTAGCAGTAATTGTTGTGGCTCAACCATTATTGAAACCGACCCAACACGCCAATTTAATGCTCACTTAAACCACCCAGCGATACGCGACTTTGTTCAGAATAATACTGGCTGGGGTGAGTTTGCCACCTATATGAGCGATGACCAAATTAGCGACATTGAAAACACAGGGTTCTCCGTTGAAGCAAACTACGATTTTGGTGATTACTTATTGACTTATACTGGCCATTATCGCGACTGGAGTTTGTTTAACAATACTGAATTTGGTGGTGCAACGTTAGATAATACCGAATTCTACTTTGGTGGTGAAAACGCCTTCCAATCACGCCAACATGAGTTAAGAATTTCGGCAGACAATGAGAAAGTGTCGTTTGTTGCTGGTCTATTTTATCAAAACGTTGATCAATCTCGTGAGGCCAAGGAAGCGTTCTGTAACCAAACCGCACGGGATACTTTCTGGAGTTTAGAAAACTGGGAACCAGGTAATGAAGCCAATGACGGCAACCCGACCGACTTTGATGTTGATGGCAACTTGCTAGCGTGTCGCAATGGTTGGCAAGAAACCGGTGGTATCGCCACAGGTGGCGGGCTTTACAACCAAATTGCTCAATATCGTACTACCGTGGAATCAACCAATAAGGCAGTATTTGGTCAGTTTGATTTCCACCTTTCTGAAGCGTTAACCGCTTTTGTTGGTGCTCGCTACTTAGATGAAGATTCGGAGCTTTATTATGAAGGTGGTCGTAACGCGACTCGTGCTTTATTAAAGCAATTAAATGGCCGAACTTTGAATGCTGCAGATCAAGAAGCACTGGGTTTTACTCATGAAGCAGACAGCAATGATACAGAATTTATTTACCGCTTAGGTGCGCAATATCGCGTAAATAAAGATCTAATGTTTTACGGCTCATACGGTACAGGTTACAAAGGTGTCGGTTGGTATAATGCGATCTCAAATGCACCAGCAGATATTGCAAATGATGAACTAAACCCAGTTAAACCTGAAAAGTCGAAGTCGGTTGAACTAGGGATGCGCTCAGATTGGTTTGACAATGATTTACGCTTGAATGTTACTGTGTTCCGCACTGAATACGAGGACTTCCAAGAGCGCGTGCGCGTTGAAGATGAAGATGAAGAAGCAGAAGATGGTACAGTTGGTCGCCCACTATTCGTTAATGCGGGTAAGGTGATATCTCAAGGTTTAGAAGTTGAGTGGAAAGCGATTTTATCTGAAAACATCACCCTAGATGGTACTTATGCATTTATTGATGCGACGTATGATGAATTTGATGGATTCTTCCAGAACTGTCCTGCTGGGCTAAAGGGTACAGACGAATGTATGTTTGTGAATGACGGCGCTCTAGAAGTATTGATTCTTGAAGGTCGTGAATTAGCTCAAGCACCAGAGCATCAGTTCCGTATTGATGTTCGTTATGACTTTGACTTTATGGGGCAGGAGTCACATGTTCGTCTAGGTTATCGTTGGAAAGATGAAATTCAATACCGTTTCGACCATAACCCAGACACTATTCATCCATCTTTTGGCTTACTAGACCTATACGTGGGTACCGAAGGAACAATTGGTGAGTACGATTACAACGTTAACCTATTCGTTAAGAACTTAACCGATGAAGAATACTACACTCGATTAGTTACACGCTCTAATCAAGTGGGTGGTGGCTTACGAGGTGTTATCGGTAAAGATTCACAGCGATACTGGGGCGCATCAGTTACTTTCCACTTCTAA
- a CDS encoding type II secretion system protein, whose translation MQKKNQGFTLIELVVVIVILGILAAVALPRFINLNQDAERAVFNGFVGAFRSGVNLYHLSWQAKGQPDQAFAGVTSVPSATGFPAGGNDITSAFEGDCRIIWQDVIDDQPIPSFITANHGWSSSVNSNNAQWSSNAGQLALLNETTDVFCHFVYTGGFLSGGFSGQDGSRLPVIQYNMQTGEVRALEWPYNP comes from the coding sequence GTGCAAAAGAAAAATCAGGGTTTTACATTAATTGAATTAGTGGTCGTTATTGTTATTCTTGGTATCTTAGCCGCGGTAGCCTTACCTCGCTTTATCAATTTAAATCAAGATGCAGAGCGCGCTGTGTTCAATGGTTTTGTCGGCGCATTTCGTTCAGGAGTTAACCTTTACCACCTAAGTTGGCAGGCAAAAGGACAACCTGACCAAGCTTTTGCTGGTGTTACTAGCGTACCTTCGGCTACTGGCTTTCCTGCCGGTGGGAATGATATTACATCAGCGTTCGAAGGTGATTGTCGGATTATTTGGCAAGATGTGATTGACGATCAACCAATACCGAGTTTTATTACCGCTAATCACGGGTGGTCGTCTAGTGTTAACAGTAATAATGCACAGTGGTCGAGCAATGCTGGTCAGCTAGCACTATTAAATGAAACCACTGATGTCTTTTGTCATTTTGTCTATACTGGCGGATTTCTAAGTGGTGGATTTAGTGGTCAAGACGGTTCTCGCTTGCCAGTGATTCAATACAATATGCAAACAGGTGAAGTGCGCGCACTAGAGTGGCCGTATAATCCTTAG
- a CDS encoding sulfatase-like hydrolase/transferase produces MMTKVNTMLLVALALLVSSYSQADTQKPNIVIIYADDLGVGDVSAYQMGKLQTPNIDEIANQGLKFNQGYATAATCTPSRYSLLTGQYPWRKNAKILPGDAPLLIDPAQETLPKMLKRAGYRTGIVGKWHLGLGHGQVDWNQTIALGPNQVGFDYSYIMAATNDRVPNVYLENGAVIGLEPDDPLYVSYQKNFANQPTGLDNPELMTKMKFSNGHFHSINNGIPRIGYQTGGKKAQWRDEDMSDLFLAKATEFIDAQVVPTVTLKNQNQPFFLFYSLHQPHVPRVPHQRFAGSSGLGPRGDAILEADWAIGRLIKHLAQQGLARNTLVIFSSDNGPVLDDGYQDQAVSKNGEHTPWGIYRGGKYSLFDAGAHVPLLASWPGTIEANSESEQLFSQLDLLASLSALTQQPVSNNDTLDSENHLSTLLGKSAKGRKALVVQALGGRTAYREQSWLFIPAYWGDEKLAKEDIETGACSCYQLYDLANDPGQQTNLADKYPEKTKAMKAAYMRIMATANLKASE; encoded by the coding sequence ATGATGACTAAGGTAAACACTATGCTGCTAGTGGCACTAGCTCTGCTAGTCTCCAGCTATTCACAGGCAGACACACAAAAGCCCAATATTGTCATTATTTATGCCGATGACTTGGGAGTTGGTGATGTTAGCGCTTATCAAATGGGCAAGCTACAAACCCCAAATATTGATGAAATCGCCAATCAGGGGCTGAAATTCAATCAAGGCTATGCTACGGCCGCAACCTGCACTCCAAGTCGTTACTCCTTGTTGACTGGCCAATACCCGTGGCGTAAAAACGCTAAGATCTTGCCCGGTGATGCGCCATTACTGATTGATCCGGCACAAGAGACGCTCCCTAAAATGCTCAAGCGTGCTGGCTATCGCACCGGCATTGTTGGTAAATGGCATCTAGGCCTTGGCCATGGTCAGGTTGATTGGAACCAAACCATAGCACTTGGACCAAACCAAGTGGGTTTTGATTACTCTTATATAATGGCGGCGACGAATGATAGAGTGCCAAATGTCTATTTAGAAAATGGTGCGGTTATTGGCCTTGAGCCAGACGATCCTTTATATGTTAGCTACCAAAAGAACTTTGCAAACCAGCCAACTGGTCTCGACAACCCAGAGTTAATGACCAAGATGAAGTTTAGCAACGGTCACTTCCATAGTATTAACAATGGCATACCGCGTATTGGCTATCAAACAGGAGGGAAAAAGGCACAGTGGCGAGATGAAGATATGTCAGATCTATTCTTGGCAAAAGCAACAGAGTTTATCGATGCCCAAGTAGTACCAACTGTGACCCTAAAAAACCAAAACCAACCATTTTTTCTATTCTACAGCTTACATCAGCCTCATGTGCCACGAGTGCCGCATCAGCGATTTGCCGGCAGTTCAGGGCTAGGACCAAGGGGTGATGCGATTTTAGAAGCAGATTGGGCGATTGGTCGGTTAATCAAACACTTAGCTCAACAAGGCTTAGCGCGCAATACACTCGTAATTTTCTCATCTGATAACGGCCCAGTTCTAGATGATGGTTATCAAGATCAGGCGGTTAGCAAAAACGGCGAGCATACTCCTTGGGGTATCTACCGTGGTGGCAAATATAGCTTATTTGATGCTGGCGCGCATGTGCCACTGCTTGCCAGCTGGCCGGGGACAATCGAAGCCAATAGCGAATCAGAGCAGCTATTTTCTCAGCTCGATTTGTTAGCGTCTTTATCAGCTCTTACTCAGCAGCCAGTTAGCAATAACGATACGCTCGATAGCGAAAACCACCTATCAACGCTGTTAGGTAAGTCAGCTAAGGGGAGAAAAGCGTTAGTTGTGCAAGCATTGGGCGGGCGAACTGCCTATCGCGAGCAAAGCTGGTTATTTATTCCTGCCTATTGGGGTGATGAGAAACTGGCAAAAGAAGATATCGAAACCGGTGCCTGTTCTTGCTATCAGCTTTATGATCTCGCTAATGACCCCGGGCAACAAACCAATTTAGCGGATAAATACCCAGAAAAAACAAAGGCGATGAAAGCTGCCTATATGCGAATTATGGCAACCGCCAACTTAAAAGCGAGTGAGTAA
- a CDS encoding DUF4861 domain-containing protein, with product MHNKPSKFTYLLAATAATTLLGCSPQPKLTATDNGSNNTVSTTAPAESSISFSVANPTKQNRSEELVTIAKAQLLTLASEVNLNAATLYQGEQEVASQTIDNDGDGQADALLFTSQFDAEQNKTFTLSYQAKGQVTHQYPSRAHAELSINQGGIRGADGKLQGGEFIPVKFQQIPENHIPGDFQFRYEGPGWESDKIAYRLYFDERNVNDIFGKRVPDIVLPEVGHIGVSYHEPAPWGMDILKVGPSLGIGGLGMLVNGKLSRVATASDMSVNIIEQGPIRAHLQVKHTDWAIAEQKFQLTSDLTLSAGSRLTHNQLTIDGSPDNLVTGIVKHQPSELITSDTSLGDWAYIATFGKQSYVGDEMGMAIFYKKSTLLEVSEDSHNHLVVMKPTQGKLDYYFAGTWAQDVDGIATKQGFVDYLEQTLAGLNQPLTINL from the coding sequence ATGCATAATAAGCCAAGTAAATTCACCTATCTTCTGGCTGCGACGGCAGCCACCACACTGCTAGGTTGTTCGCCACAGCCGAAACTAACCGCGACCGACAATGGTTCGAATAACACAGTATCGACCACTGCACCGGCTGAGTCGAGCATTTCCTTTTCAGTCGCTAACCCAACAAAGCAAAATCGCAGTGAAGAGCTAGTCACCATAGCTAAAGCGCAACTATTAACGTTAGCGTCAGAAGTTAACCTAAACGCGGCAACCCTGTATCAAGGTGAGCAAGAAGTTGCTAGTCAAACGATTGATAATGATGGTGATGGGCAAGCAGATGCCCTGCTCTTTACCAGCCAGTTTGACGCCGAGCAAAATAAAACCTTTACCTTAAGTTATCAAGCTAAAGGACAAGTGACACATCAATACCCGTCGCGCGCGCATGCTGAGTTATCGATTAATCAAGGTGGTATTCGCGGCGCCGATGGCAAGTTGCAAGGTGGTGAATTTATTCCTGTTAAGTTTCAACAGATCCCAGAAAATCATATCCCCGGTGACTTTCAATTTCGTTATGAAGGGCCAGGCTGGGAGTCAGATAAAATTGCCTATCGCCTCTACTTTGACGAGCGAAACGTTAACGATATTTTCGGTAAAAGAGTGCCTGATATAGTCTTGCCGGAAGTGGGTCATATCGGCGTTAGCTACCATGAACCAGCGCCGTGGGGCATGGATATATTAAAGGTTGGCCCCTCATTAGGAATCGGCGGTTTAGGTATGTTGGTAAATGGCAAGTTAAGCCGGGTTGCCACCGCCAGCGATATGAGTGTCAACATTATTGAGCAGGGACCAATCCGCGCTCATTTACAGGTAAAGCATACTGACTGGGCAATCGCCGAGCAAAAATTTCAGTTAACTAGTGATCTAACCCTAAGCGCGGGCTCGCGTTTGACTCACAACCAATTAACCATAGATGGCTCGCCAGATAATTTAGTGACAGGTATTGTTAAACACCAACCGAGTGAATTAATCACCTCTGACACTAGTCTAGGAGACTGGGCTTACATAGCAACCTTTGGCAAACAAAGTTATGTCGGCGATGAAATGGGCATGGCGATTTTCTATAAAAAATCGACATTACTTGAAGTCAGTGAAGATAGCCATAACCACTTAGTGGTGATGAAGCCAACACAAGGTAAGCTGGACTATTACTTTGCTGGTACTTGGGCGCAAGATGTCGACGGTATTGCCACTAAACAAGGCTTTGTGGACTATTTAGAGCAAACCTTAGCGGGACTAAATCAACCGCTTACCATTAATTTATAG